From Microbacterium sp. 10M-3C3:
ATCCCGCGTGCCGCGCGGCACCCTCTACCGCGGCCGCGAAGGCATGTGGTCGTGGGTGCTGCACCGGATCACCGGCGTCGCGATCTTCTTCTTCCTGCTCGTCCACATCCTCGACACGGCGCTCATCCGCGTCTCCCCCGAGGCCTACGACGCCGTCATCGGCACGTACAAGAACCCGATCATGGGGCTGGGCGAGGTCGCCCTCGTCGGCGCCATCGCCTACCACGCCTACAACGGCCTGCGCATCATCGCGGTCGACATGTGGTCGTGGGCGACGCGCCACCAGCGTCAGCTGTGGTGGGGCGTGCTCGGCCTGTGGGTCGTCACGATGCTCGGGTTCACCCCGCGCCACCTGATCAATGTGTTCTCCGCGATCGGAGGGGGTCAGTGATGTCCGTCGCCCAGCAGGCCGCGACCATCCCGGCCCCGCGCACGCGCAACCGCGGCTCCAACCTCGAGAAGTGGGGCTGGATCTACATGCGCGCCTCCGGCGTGCTCCTGATCGTCCTGATCTTCGGCCACCTGTTCGTGAACCTCATGGTCGGCGAGGGCATCCAACAGATCGACTTCGCGTTCGTCGCCGGCAAGTACGCGTCGCCGTTCTGGCAGTGGTGGGACGTCCTGATGCTGTGGCTCGCGCTCATCCACGGCGCCAACGGCATGCGCACGATCGTGAACGACTACGTCGGCAACGCCACCGCCCGCCGCGTGCTGGTGTGGACGCTCGGCCTGTCGGCCGCCTTCCTCATCCTGCTCGGCACGCTCGTGGTCTTCACCTTCGACCCGTGCCTCGGCTTCTCCGCCGAGACCAGCTCGGACTTCCTGCAGTCCATCTGCCAGTAAGCCGCAGCCTCCGAGCCCCTGAACGAAAGATCCCACCTGTGCGCACTCAGACCACTGCGGACCACGTCGTCAAGGACGGCGTGCACTACCACCAGTTCGACGTCGTGATCGTGGGCGCCGGCGGCGCCGGCATGCGGGCCGCGATCGAGGCGGGGCCCGGCGCCAAGACCGCGGTCATCTCGAAGCTCTACCCGACGCGCTCGCACACGGGGGCGGCGCAGGGCGGCATGGCGGCAGCGCTCGCGAACGTCGAAGAGGACTCGTGGGAGTGGCACACCTTCGACACGATCAAGGGCGGCGACTACCTCGTCGACCAGGACGCGGCGGAGATCCTCGCGAAGGAGGCCATCGACGCGGTCATCGACCTCGAGAACATGGGCCTGCCCTTCAACCGCACGCCCGAGGGCAAGATCGACCAGCGCCGCTTCGGCGGTCACACCGCCGACCACGGCAAGACCCCCGTGCGCCGCGCGTGCTACGCCGCCGACCGCACCGGCCACATGATCCTGCAGACGCTGTTCCAGAACTGCGTCAAGCTCGGCATCAACTTCTTCAACGAGTTCTACGTGCTCGACCTCATCACGGTGAAGGATGCGGCGGGCAAGACCCAGGTCGCGGGCGTCGTCGCGTACGAGCTGGCCACGGGCGACCTGCACGTCTTCCAGTCCAAGGCGGTCATCTTCGCCACGGGCGGCTTCGGGAAGATCTTCAAGACCACCTCCAACGCGCACACGCTCACCGGCGACGGCGTGGGAATCGTGTGGCGCAAGGGCCTGCCGCTCGAGGACATGGAGTTCTTCCAGTTCCACCCGACCGGCCTCGCCGGGCTCGGCATCCTCCTGACCGAGGGCGCGCGCGGTGAGGGCGCGATCCTGCGCAACGCCAGCGGCGAGCGCTTCATGGAGCGCTACGCCCCCACGATCAAAGACCTCGCGCCGCGCGACATCGTCGCGCGCTGCATGGTGCAGGAGGTCGCGGAGGGACGCGGCGCCGGCCCCCACCGCGACTACGTGCTGCTGGACTGCACGCACCTGGGCGCCGAGGTGCTCGAGACCAAGCTCCCCGACATCACCGAGTTCGCCCGCACGTACCTGGGCGTCGACCCGGTCGTCGAGCCGGTGCCGGTCATGCCGACCGCGCACTACGCGATGGGCGGCATCCCGACCAACATCAAGGCCGAGGTGCTCTCCGACAACGACACCGTCGTGCCCGGCCTGTACGCCGCCGGCGAGTGCGCGTGCGTGTCGGTGCACGGCTCCAACCGCCTGGGCACCAACTCGCTCCTGGACATCAACGTCTTCGGCAAGCGCGCCGGCCGCAACGCGGTCGAGTACGTCAAGACCGCCGACTTCGTGCCGCTGCCCGAGGACCCCGCCAAGGAGGTCCGCGAGATGATCGAGGGCCTGCGCGCCAACAGCGGCACCGAGCGCATCGCGGTGCTTCGCAAGACGCTGCAGGACGAGATGGACAAGGGCGCGCAGGTGTTCCGCACGCACGACTCCCTCGCCCACGTCATGGACGTGATCGCCGACCTGCGCGAGCGCTACAAGAACGTGCACGTCGACGACAAGGGCAAGCGCTTCAACACCGACCTCCTGGAGGCCGTCGAGCTGGGCTTCCTGCTCGACCTCGCCGAGGTCGTCGTCTACTCCGCGCAGAACCGGGAGGAGAGCCGCGGCGGTCACATGCGCGACGACTTCCCCACGCGCGACGACGAGAACTACATGAAGCACACCATGGCCTACCTCACGGGCGACCCCCACTCGTCGCATCCGGCCGACCACATCGAGCTCGGCTGGAAGCCCGTGGTGTTCACCACGAACGAAGAAGGCGAATTGCGCTACCCGCCGCTGGAGAGGAAGTACTGATGGCCACCGCGCTCGAGACGACCACCGAGGCCCCGCAGGACGTCGAGCAGTCGCCCGCGGACACCGGCATCCAGTCGTACCTGGTGACCTTCAACATCCGCCGCTTCGACCCCGAGGTCGATGACGAGCCGCGCTGGGTCGACTACGACGTCGAGATGTACTCGACCGACCGCGTGCTCGACGCGCTGCACAAGATCAAGTGGGAGGTCGACGGCTCGCTGTCGTTCCGCCGCTCGTGCGCGCACGGCATCTGCGGCTCCGACGCCATGCGCATCAACGGGCGCAACCGCCTCGCGTGCAAGACGCTCATCAAGGACCTCGACATCTCGCAGCCGATCTACGTCGAGGCCATCAAGGGCCTGCCGCTGGAGAAGGACCTCATCGTCGACATGGAGCCCTTCTTCGCGTCCTACCGCGAAGTGCAGCCGTTCCTGGTCGCCAACTCCGCGCCCGAGCCGGGCAAGGAGCGCATCCAGTCGATCGTCGACCGCGAGATCTTCGACGACACCACCAAGTGCATCCTGTGCGCGGCGTGCACGTCGTCGTGCCCGGTGTTCTGGACGGACGGCCAGTACTTCGGTCCCGCCGCGATCGTCAACGCGCACCGGTTCATCTTCGACTCGCGCGACGACAACGCCGACGTGCGCCTCGACATCCTCAACGACAAGGAGGGCGTGTGGCGCTGCCGCACGACCTTCAACTGCACCGAAGCGTGCCCGCGCGGCATCGAGGTCACCAAGGCCATCGCCGAGGTCAAGCAGGCGGTGCTGCGGGGCCGCTGACTCCCGGCCGGTCGATATCGGCCTCTCCCGCTCGAC
This genomic window contains:
- a CDS encoding succinate dehydrogenase hydrophobic membrane anchor subunit, producing MSVAQQAATIPAPRTRNRGSNLEKWGWIYMRASGVLLIVLIFGHLFVNLMVGEGIQQIDFAFVAGKYASPFWQWWDVLMLWLALIHGANGMRTIVNDYVGNATARRVLVWTLGLSAAFLILLGTLVVFTFDPCLGFSAETSSDFLQSICQ
- the sdhA gene encoding succinate dehydrogenase flavoprotein subunit, which encodes MRTQTTADHVVKDGVHYHQFDVVIVGAGGAGMRAAIEAGPGAKTAVISKLYPTRSHTGAAQGGMAAALANVEEDSWEWHTFDTIKGGDYLVDQDAAEILAKEAIDAVIDLENMGLPFNRTPEGKIDQRRFGGHTADHGKTPVRRACYAADRTGHMILQTLFQNCVKLGINFFNEFYVLDLITVKDAAGKTQVAGVVAYELATGDLHVFQSKAVIFATGGFGKIFKTTSNAHTLTGDGVGIVWRKGLPLEDMEFFQFHPTGLAGLGILLTEGARGEGAILRNASGERFMERYAPTIKDLAPRDIVARCMVQEVAEGRGAGPHRDYVLLDCTHLGAEVLETKLPDITEFARTYLGVDPVVEPVPVMPTAHYAMGGIPTNIKAEVLSDNDTVVPGLYAAGECACVSVHGSNRLGTNSLLDINVFGKRAGRNAVEYVKTADFVPLPEDPAKEVREMIEGLRANSGTERIAVLRKTLQDEMDKGAQVFRTHDSLAHVMDVIADLRERYKNVHVDDKGKRFNTDLLEAVELGFLLDLAEVVVYSAQNREESRGGHMRDDFPTRDDENYMKHTMAYLTGDPHSSHPADHIELGWKPVVFTTNEEGELRYPPLERKY
- a CDS encoding succinate dehydrogenase iron-sulfur subunit, with product MATALETTTEAPQDVEQSPADTGIQSYLVTFNIRRFDPEVDDEPRWVDYDVEMYSTDRVLDALHKIKWEVDGSLSFRRSCAHGICGSDAMRINGRNRLACKTLIKDLDISQPIYVEAIKGLPLEKDLIVDMEPFFASYREVQPFLVANSAPEPGKERIQSIVDREIFDDTTKCILCAACTSSCPVFWTDGQYFGPAAIVNAHRFIFDSRDDNADVRLDILNDKEGVWRCRTTFNCTEACPRGIEVTKAIAEVKQAVLRGR
- the sdhC gene encoding succinate dehydrogenase, cytochrome b556 subunit, encoding MSAPARVTPTITETTSRVPRGTLYRGREGMWSWVLHRITGVAIFFFLLVHILDTALIRVSPEAYDAVIGTYKNPIMGLGEVALVGAIAYHAYNGLRIIAVDMWSWATRHQRQLWWGVLGLWVVTMLGFTPRHLINVFSAIGGGQ